A genome region from Arachidicoccus soli includes the following:
- a CDS encoding SRPBCC family protein: MTTLKTPAAEAQMKIRKPIATVFQAFVDPAITTQFWFTKSSGILEEGKTFIWEWEMYGITWKVNVKEIVNNQRIVLDEFPAPTTIEFNFKTLSDGFTYVTVKQYGFKETGDDLLEKIKDATGGWTTVLDGAKAFLEYHIHLNLIADKFPKELSNHGQ; the protein is encoded by the coding sequence ATGACAACACTGAAAACCCCGGCAGCGGAAGCTCAAATGAAGATTAGAAAACCTATTGCAACTGTTTTCCAGGCATTTGTTGACCCTGCAATTACGACACAATTTTGGTTTACAAAATCAAGCGGCATATTAGAAGAGGGAAAGACGTTTATTTGGGAATGGGAGATGTATGGCATTACCTGGAAGGTAAATGTAAAAGAAATTGTCAATAACCAAAGGATTGTATTGGATGAGTTTCCGGCACCTACTACCATTGAGTTTAATTTCAAAACACTCAGCGACGGTTTTACCTATGTTACAGTAAAACAATATGGGTTTAAGGAAACCGGAGATGATTTATTAGAAAAAATAAAAGATGCAACGGGGGGGTGGACGACGGTGTTAGATGGCGCAAAGGCATTTTTAGAATATCATATTCATTTGAACTTAATAGCCGATAAATTTCCAAAAGAACTGAGCAATCATGGGCAATAA
- a CDS encoding FAD-dependent monooxygenase, with product MSRQKIKQQTAKMTTMMTNKNILISGAGIAGTALAYWLKKFGFNPTIVEVSPKLREGGYGIDFWGAGFDVAEKMNIVPDLEKADLGIAELLFVDENNKRKSGLNYKQIKKLMKGRAFTLLRSDLAKTIYNHLDNDIEIIFGDTITQILQGEEDVSVTFKTGKMRNFDLVVGADGLHSNVRNLIFGEEEQFEKYYGYYTSSFTFKNTEDAGKTFFTYNVPNKQAAVYTAGENKSAFFIFASSQKLSYKHHDIEAQKQILRNEFGDIGWECADLLNKMETSFDFYFDTVSQIKMEQWSKGRVTLVGDACDCPSLLSGQGSTLAMVAAYILAGELKDAKGDYKTAYTQYQNIFKPFIDNKQRIAQNFSKSLVPKSKFGIWMRNMFMNLMFLPFISKLFIKQFMDDKLKLKTYENSVANN from the coding sequence ATGAGCCGGCAGAAGATAAAACAGCAAACCGCTAAGATGACAACGATGATGACCAATAAAAATATTCTTATCTCTGGTGCAGGAATAGCAGGTACAGCGTTGGCCTATTGGCTTAAAAAATTTGGATTCAATCCTACGATTGTAGAAGTTTCACCGAAATTGCGGGAAGGCGGCTACGGGATTGATTTCTGGGGTGCCGGATTTGATGTAGCCGAAAAGATGAATATTGTACCTGATCTTGAGAAAGCTGACCTTGGGATTGCGGAGCTTTTATTTGTAGATGAAAATAATAAAAGAAAAAGCGGCTTGAATTACAAACAAATTAAAAAGTTGATGAAAGGGCGAGCGTTTACCTTGCTTCGCAGTGATTTAGCGAAAACTATTTATAATCACCTGGATAATGACATTGAAATTATTTTTGGCGATACTATTACTCAAATCCTTCAAGGTGAAGAAGATGTTTCCGTAACATTTAAAACCGGTAAGATGCGCAATTTTGATTTAGTCGTTGGCGCAGATGGATTGCATTCAAATGTGCGCAATCTGATATTTGGAGAGGAAGAGCAGTTTGAAAAGTACTATGGCTATTATACCTCTTCTTTTACCTTTAAGAATACGGAAGATGCAGGTAAAACTTTTTTCACTTATAATGTGCCCAATAAACAGGCCGCCGTTTATACAGCAGGCGAGAATAAATCAGCATTTTTCATTTTTGCTTCTTCGCAGAAGCTGTCCTATAAACATCATGACATAGAAGCGCAGAAACAAATTCTTCGAAACGAATTTGGAGACATAGGCTGGGAATGTGCAGACTTGCTGAATAAAATGGAAACTTCCTTCGATTTTTATTTCGATACCGTAAGTCAAATTAAAATGGAACAGTGGTCTAAAGGGCGTGTAACATTAGTAGGTGATGCTTGCGATTGCCCTTCTTTATTGTCGGGCCAGGGCTCAACACTAGCGATGGTTGCAGCTTATATTCTTGCAGGCGAGTTGAAAGATGCAAAAGGAGATTATAAAACGGCCTATACACAATATCAAAATATTTTCAAACCATTTATAGACAATAAGCAGAGAATAGCACAGAATTTCTCTAAATCCTTAGTGCCTAAAAGCAAATTTGGTATTTGGATGCGCAATATGTTTATGAATCTTATGTTTCTACCCTTTATTTCAAAACTATTTATCAAGCAATTTATGGATGATAAATTAAAGCTCAAAACTTATGAAAATTCAGTTGCCAATAATTAA
- a CDS encoding dihydrofolate reductase family protein, which produces MRKVIAAINMTLDGFCDHTAVDADVELHQHYTDLLSNAGSILYGRITYQLMEFWRTLVDKPSGEKSMDDFAVVINKIPKIVFSHTLKNVDWESASLANRDLETETLELKAQPGKDILVGSRSIIIQLMQLNLIDEFQFCVHPVLSGRGLPLFKDIGNRIDLKLIKTKRLNSGAITLYYEPAEDKTANR; this is translated from the coding sequence ATGAGAAAAGTAATTGCTGCAATCAATATGACGCTTGATGGATTTTGTGACCATACGGCAGTTGATGCCGATGTAGAACTGCACCAACATTACACGGACTTACTAAGCAATGCAGGTAGCATTTTATACGGAAGGATAACCTATCAACTTATGGAGTTTTGGCGAACACTGGTAGACAAGCCTTCAGGTGAAAAGTCAATGGACGATTTTGCAGTCGTGATAAATAAGATACCGAAAATTGTTTTTTCTCATACACTTAAAAATGTAGACTGGGAAAGTGCAAGCTTGGCGAATCGGGACCTTGAGACTGAGACTTTAGAACTCAAAGCTCAACCCGGTAAAGATATTCTGGTTGGCTCTAGAAGTATAATTATACAACTTATGCAACTTAATTTGATTGATGAATTCCAGTTCTGTGTTCACCCTGTGTTGTCAGGAAGGGGTTTGCCGTTATTTAAAGATATAGGCAATAGAATCGATCTTAAACTCATAAAAACAAAAAGATTGAATAGTGGTGCGATAACGCTTTATTATGAGCCGGCAGAAGATAAAACAGCAAACCGCTAA